The following are encoded in a window of Camelus ferus isolate YT-003-E chromosome 20, BCGSAC_Cfer_1.0, whole genome shotgun sequence genomic DNA:
- the TUBB gene encoding tubulin beta chain isoform X2 yields MREIVHIQAGQCGNQIGAKFWEVISDEHGIDPTGTYHGDSDLQLDRISVYYNEATGGKYVPRAILVDLEPGTMDSVRSGPFGQIFRPDNFVFGQSGAGNNWAKGHYTEGAELVDSVLDVVRKEAESCDCLQGFQLTHSLGGGTGSGMGTLLISKIREEYPDRIMNTFSVVPSPKVSDTVVEPYNATLSVHQLVENTDETYCIDNEALYDICFRTLKLTTPTYGDLNHLVSATMSGVTTCLRFPGQLNADLRKLAVNMVPFPRLHFFMPGFAPLTSRGSQQYRALTVPELTQQVFDAKNMMAACDPRHGRYLTVAAVFRGRMSMKEVDEQMLNVQNKNSSYFVEWIPNNVKTAVCDIPPRGLKMAVTFIGNSTAIQELFKRISEQFTAMFRRKAFLHWYTGEGMDEMEFTEAESNMNDLVSEYQQYQDATAEEEEDFGEEAEEEA; encoded by the exons ATGAGGGAAATCGTGCACATCCAGGCTGGTCAGTGTGGCAACCAGATCGGTGCCAAG TTCTGGGAGGTGATCAGTGATGAACATGGCATCGACCCCACCGGCACCTATCATGGGGATAGCGACCTGCAGCTGGACCGCATCTCTGTGTACTACAATGAAGCCACAG GTGGCAAATATGTTCCTCGCGCTATCTTGGTGGATCTAGAACCCGGGACCATGGACTCTGTTCGCTCAGGTCCTTTTGGTCAGATCTTCAGACCAGACAACTTTGTTTTTG GTCAGTCTGGTGCAGGCAACAACTGGGCCAAGGGCCACTACACAGAGGGGGCCGAGCTGGTTGACTCGGTCTTGGATGTGGTCCGGAAGGAGGCTGAGAGCTGTGACTGCCTGCAGGGCTTCCAGCTGACCCACTCGCTGGGCGGGGGCACAGGCTCTGGGATGGGTACCTTGCTTATCAGCAAGATCCGTGAAGAGTATCCTGACCGCATCATGAACACCTTCAGTGTGGTACCCTCACCCAAGGTGTCCGACACTGTGGTGGAGCCCTACAATGCCACCCTCTCCGTCCATCAGTTGGTGGAGAACACCGACGAGACCTACTGCATCGACAACGAGGCCCTTTACGACATCTGCTTCCGCACCCTCAAGCTGACCACGCCAACCTACGGGGACCTGAACCACCTCGTCTCAGCCACTATGAGCGGTGTCACCACCTGCCTTCGCTTCCCTGGTCAGCTCAATGCTGACCTCCGCAAGCTGGCAGTCAACATGGTGCCCTTCCCACGTCTCCACTTCTTCATGCCCGGCTTTGCCCCTCTCACCAGCCGTGGCAGCCAGCAGTATCGGGCCCTCACTGTGCCCGAACTCACCCAGCAGGTCTTCGATGCCAAGAATATGATGGCTGCCTGTGACCCCCGCCATGGCCGGTACCTCACCGTGGCTGCTGTCTTCCGTGGGCGGATGTCCATGAAGGAGGTGGATGAGCAGATGCTTAACGTGCAGAACAAGAATAGTAGCTACTTCGTGGAATGGATCCCCAACAATGTCAAGACAGCCGTCTGCGACATCCCACCCCGTGGCCTCAAGATGGCAGTCACCTTCATCGGAAACAGCACAGCCATCCAGGAGCTGTTCAAGCGCATCTCGGAGCAGTTCACTGCCATGTTCCGCCGGAAGGCCTTCCTCCACTGGTACACAGGTGAGGGCATGGACGAGATGGAGTTCACCGAGGCTGAGAGCAACATGAATGACCTCGTCTCCGAGTACCAGCAGTACCAGGATGCCAccgcagaagaggaggaggatttCGGTGAGGAAGCCGAAGAGGAGGCCTAA
- the TUBB gene encoding tubulin beta chain isoform X1, with protein MDSVRSGPFGQIFRPDNFVFGQSGAGNNWAKGHYTEGAELVDSVLDVVRKEAESCDCLQGFQLTHSLGGGTGSGMGTLLISKIREEYPDRIMNTFSVVPSPKVSDTVVEPYNATLSVHQLVENTDETYCIDNEALYDICFRTLKLTTPTYGDLNHLVSATMSGVTTCLRFPGQLNADLRKLAVNMVPFPRLHFFMPGFAPLTSRGSQQYRALTVPELTQQVFDAKNMMAACDPRHGRYLTVAAVFRGRMSMKEVDEQMLNVQNKNSSYFVEWIPNNVKTAVCDIPPRGLKMAVTFIGNSTAIQELFKRISEQFTAMFRRKAFLHWYTGEGMDEMEFTEAESNMNDLVSEYQQYQDATAEEEEDFGEEAEEEA; from the exons ATGGACTCTGTTCGCTCAGGTCCTTTTGGTCAGATCTTCAGACCAGACAACTTTGTTTTTG GTCAGTCTGGTGCAGGCAACAACTGGGCCAAGGGCCACTACACAGAGGGGGCCGAGCTGGTTGACTCGGTCTTGGATGTGGTCCGGAAGGAGGCTGAGAGCTGTGACTGCCTGCAGGGCTTCCAGCTGACCCACTCGCTGGGCGGGGGCACAGGCTCTGGGATGGGTACCTTGCTTATCAGCAAGATCCGTGAAGAGTATCCTGACCGCATCATGAACACCTTCAGTGTGGTACCCTCACCCAAGGTGTCCGACACTGTGGTGGAGCCCTACAATGCCACCCTCTCCGTCCATCAGTTGGTGGAGAACACCGACGAGACCTACTGCATCGACAACGAGGCCCTTTACGACATCTGCTTCCGCACCCTCAAGCTGACCACGCCAACCTACGGGGACCTGAACCACCTCGTCTCAGCCACTATGAGCGGTGTCACCACCTGCCTTCGCTTCCCTGGTCAGCTCAATGCTGACCTCCGCAAGCTGGCAGTCAACATGGTGCCCTTCCCACGTCTCCACTTCTTCATGCCCGGCTTTGCCCCTCTCACCAGCCGTGGCAGCCAGCAGTATCGGGCCCTCACTGTGCCCGAACTCACCCAGCAGGTCTTCGATGCCAAGAATATGATGGCTGCCTGTGACCCCCGCCATGGCCGGTACCTCACCGTGGCTGCTGTCTTCCGTGGGCGGATGTCCATGAAGGAGGTGGATGAGCAGATGCTTAACGTGCAGAACAAGAATAGTAGCTACTTCGTGGAATGGATCCCCAACAATGTCAAGACAGCCGTCTGCGACATCCCACCCCGTGGCCTCAAGATGGCAGTCACCTTCATCGGAAACAGCACAGCCATCCAGGAGCTGTTCAAGCGCATCTCGGAGCAGTTCACTGCCATGTTCCGCCGGAAGGCCTTCCTCCACTGGTACACAGGTGAGGGCATGGACGAGATGGAGTTCACCGAGGCTGAGAGCAACATGAATGACCTCGTCTCCGAGTACCAGCAGTACCAGGATGCCAccgcagaagaggaggaggatttCGGTGAGGAAGCCGAAGAGGAGGCCTAA